The following DNA comes from Sinorhizobium mexicanum.
TCGCGTGCCAGTGCCTTCGAATAGGTCGCGACGAAGGCCTTGGTCGCAGAGTAGATCGACGAGCCGGCGCTGCCGCCGGTTGAGGCGGAGATCGACACGGTGTTGACGATCGCAGGATGGGTGCCCTTGCGCAGCAGCGGCAATACTGCGCGCGTCATTTCGACGACCGACGTCTGATTAAGCTGCACGACGGTGCGATAGTCTTCATCGGTCAGGTCGGCGGCAGGGAAACGCCCGACCATCGTGCCGGCATTGTTGATGAGGACATCGACACGGTCGAACCGCTCGCGGACGGCATCCGCCAGGCTTTCGACACCTCCGGCGGCAAGAAAATCGGCGGCACAAAGAAATGCCCTGCCCTCGGTTGCGGCCAATTCGAGAAAATCGTGACGCTCGCGGGCGGCTGTCCTGCCCATGTGGACGAGGACATGCGCGCCGCAGTCGAGAAATTGTCGCGCAACCTCCAGCCCGATCCCCCGGCCACCGCCGGTCACCACTACGTTCATGCCCCTGAACAAGGCCGGATGAAACATGCCTTCCCCCTCTGCCCCACGATCCCGGTCCGGATCACAAGCGCCGATCAACAATCATAAAGTTGGAGCAGAATGCGGGAGAAAAAAGTGCCCAGCGTCCTTTCTCCCACCCTGACAGACCAACAGGCTCGCCCATCCACCGCCGGATTGCAACACGGGCGCGTCAGCGATTGCCGCGAAACCAGCATCGTGCAAAAACGCTGGCTTCTGAAATTGCAAGGGTTTCGTTTTTGCATATTATGAAAGAAAACGAAAACGAGGGAGCCGAGATGTATCTCAGCGGGCGGCAAGCGGAAATTCTGGAGCTGGCAAAAATGGAGGGGCGCGTCCTCGTCGAGGAGCTTGCCCAGCGCTTTTCGGTGACGCCGCAAACGATCCGCAAGGATCTCAACGATCTCTGCGATGCAAGGGTGCTGAACCGCATTCACGGCGGCGCCATCTTCCCGAGCGGCAAGGAAAACGTCAAATACGACGCGCGACGCCAGATCGCCGCGGCCGAGAAACAAGCAATCGGCCGCGCCGCCGCCGCCCTTATCCCCGACAACGCCTCGCTCTTCATCAATATCGGCACCACCACCGAGGCGGTGGGAGAAGCCCTGCTCGACCACAAGGAATTGATGGTCATCACCAACAACATCAATGTTGCCAATAGGTTGCGCGTTTTCCCCTCGATCGAAGTGGTGATCGCGGGCGGTGTCGTGCGCGGTTCCGACGGCGGCATCGTCGGCGAGGCCGCCGTTGACTTCATCAAGCAGTTCAAGGTGGATTTCGCCGTCATCGGGGCCTCGGCAATCGACCACGACGGTGCTCTCCTCGATTTCGACTATCGCGAAGTGAAAGTCGCGCAGGCGATTATCGCCAACGCGCGCCACGTCATTCTCGTTTCGGATTCCACGAAATTCGAGCGAACCGCGCCGGTCAGGATCGGTCACATCTCCCAGGTCCAGACTTTCATCACCGACCGCTGCATCATTGAAAACGTTCGGAAAATATGCGCCGAACAGGACGTCCAGCTGATCGAGACGGATGCCTGATCCACGACCAATTGGGAGCGTCCAAGACTCGGGAAACATTCGTTTGACATTCGATATGTTTTCGTTTTAACTGATTTCACTTTCGCAGTTGCATCAATTTGTGCGTTGCGGGATGCGGAGGGGAAATACAGTGTCAGAGCAGGCAATCTTCGACGTCTTCGTCATAGGCGGCGGCATCAACGGATGCGGCATTGCACGCGACGCGGTCGGTCGTGGCTATTCGGTTGCGCTCGCCGAGATGAAAGATTTTGCCTCGGGTACGTCGTCCGGCTCGACCAAGCTTATCCATGGCGGGCTGCGCTATCTCGAATATTATGAGTTTCGCCTGGTCCGCGAGGCGCTGATGGAGCGCGAGATCTTGTGGGCGATGGCGCCGCACGTCATCTGGCCGATGCGCTTCGTGCTGCCCTTCCACAAGGGCGGCCTGCGGCCGGCCTGGCTCATCCGGCTCGGCCTGTTTCTTTATGATCACATCGGCGGCCGCAAGCTGTTGCCCGCAACCCGCACGCTGGACATGACGCGCGATCCGGCGGGATTGCCGCTGAAGCGCCTTTTTACCAAGGCATTCGAATATTCCGACGGCTGGGTCAACGATGCCCGCCTTGTCGTGCTGAACGCCCGCGACGCGGCCGATCGCGGCGCGCGGGTCATGCCACGTACCCGGGTCGTCTCGGCGCGCCGCAAGGATGGCCACTGGACAATCGAAACGGAGAATATGGTGACGGGCGCACGCGCAACCCTGCGTTCCCGTCTGCTCGTCAACGCCACCGGTCCCTGGGTGGATCGCGTGCTTGCCGACACGATCGGCAAGAACGACGTGCATAATGTCCGCCTCGTCCAGGGCAGCCATATCGTCGTGAAGAAGAAATTTGACGATCCGCGTGCCTATTTCTTCCAGAACCCGGATGGACGGATCATCTTCGCCATTCCCTACGAGAACGAGTTCACGCTGATCGGAACGACGGATCGCGATTTCGACGGCAACCCGGCGGAAGCGCGCATCAGCGATGCCGAGATCGACTATCTTTGCAAGGCGGCGAGCGAATACTTCACCGAGCCGGTAACGCGGGACGACATCGTCTGGACCTATTCGGCGGTGCGCCCGCTGTTCGACGACGGCGCCAGCAAGGCACAGGAGGCGACGCGCGATTACGTGCTGCGCCTTGAGGGCGAGAACCGCCAGGCGCCGCTGCTCAACGTCTTCGGCGGCAAGCTCACTACCTACCGGCGGCTGAGCGAGTCCGCGCTGGAAAAAATCGGCGAGGCGATCGGGGTCAAGGGTCGGAAATGGACGGCCGGGTCGAACCTGCCGGGCGGCGATTTTCCAGCTACCGGCTACGACGCCGAGGTCGCCAGCCTCAAGGCGCGCTATCCTTTTCTTGCCAATACGCACGCGCGCCGCCTTGTGCGGCTCTACGGCACGCGGGCGGCACAGCTTCTCGGCAAGGCGGCGAGCGAAGCCGATCTCGGAAGACGTTTCGGAGCCGACCTCTACGAAACCGAAGTCAATTGGCTGATCGAGCAGGAATGGGCGCGGCGTGCGGAGGACGTTTTGTGGCGCCGGACGAAACTCGGACTGAAGCTCTCACCGGCCGAAGCCGCGGAGTTGGAGGAATATATGCAGGGCGCGGCCAACGCTGCCGCCTAGATCACGATATGCGGGCGGAAAACCGAGGCCCTTTTCCTCGTCCCGCTCTGATACCCTGCAATTTGAGACTGCCGATGGCTGGGTGGAACACCGGAGAATTCAATGCTTGAAATGAAGAACATATCCAAGGTCGTGGGCGGGGAGACGCATATCCACCCGACCGACCTTGTGCTGGAGAGGGGGTCGCTGAATGTGCTGCTCGGCCCCACGCTCTCCGGCAAGACGTCGTTGATGCGGCTGATGGCCGGTCTCGACAAGCCTGCCTCCGGATCGCTTCGCTTCGATGGCGCCGACGTCACCGGCCTGCCCGTGCAGCAACGCTCCGTCGCCATGGTCTACCAGCAGTTCATCAACTATCCGGCGATGACGGTCTACGACAACATCGCCTCTCCGATGCGCATCAAGGGCGCCGACAGCGCGACCGTCGACCGGGAAGTGCGCAAGGCCGCCGAACTCCTGAAGCTCACCCCCTATCTCGACCGCACACCCTTGAATCTTTCCGGCGGCCAGCAGCAGCGCACCGCGCTTGCGCGTGCGATCGTCAAGAACGCCGATCTGGTGCTGCTCGACGAACCGCTCGCCAATCTCGATTACAAGCTGCGCGAGGAACTGCGCGAGGAACTGCCGAAGATATTCTCCGCCTCCGGCGCGATCTTCGTTTATGCGACGACGGAGCCGTCCGAGGCCTTGCTGCTCGGCGGCAATACCGCGACCCTGAGCGAAGGCCGCATCACCCAGTTCGGCCGCACGATCGACGTCTATCGCCGCCCGATCGATATCGTCACCGCGCGCACATTCGCCGATCCGCCGCTGAACACGATCGAGCTCGTTAA
Coding sequences within:
- a CDS encoding DeoR/GlpR family DNA-binding transcription regulator, which produces MYLSGRQAEILELAKMEGRVLVEELAQRFSVTPQTIRKDLNDLCDARVLNRIHGGAIFPSGKENVKYDARRQIAAAEKQAIGRAAAALIPDNASLFINIGTTTEAVGEALLDHKELMVITNNINVANRLRVFPSIEVVIAGGVVRGSDGGIVGEAAVDFIKQFKVDFAVIGASAIDHDGALLDFDYREVKVAQAIIANARHVILVSDSTKFERTAPVRIGHISQVQTFITDRCIIENVRKICAEQDVQLIETDA
- the glpD gene encoding glycerol-3-phosphate dehydrogenase codes for the protein MSEQAIFDVFVIGGGINGCGIARDAVGRGYSVALAEMKDFASGTSSGSTKLIHGGLRYLEYYEFRLVREALMEREILWAMAPHVIWPMRFVLPFHKGGLRPAWLIRLGLFLYDHIGGRKLLPATRTLDMTRDPAGLPLKRLFTKAFEYSDGWVNDARLVVLNARDAADRGARVMPRTRVVSARRKDGHWTIETENMVTGARATLRSRLLVNATGPWVDRVLADTIGKNDVHNVRLVQGSHIVVKKKFDDPRAYFFQNPDGRIIFAIPYENEFTLIGTTDRDFDGNPAEARISDAEIDYLCKAASEYFTEPVTRDDIVWTYSAVRPLFDDGASKAQEATRDYVLRLEGENRQAPLLNVFGGKLTTYRRLSESALEKIGEAIGVKGRKWTAGSNLPGGDFPATGYDAEVASLKARYPFLANTHARRLVRLYGTRAAQLLGKAASEADLGRRFGADLYETEVNWLIEQEWARRAEDVLWRRTKLGLKLSPAEAAELEEYMQGAANAAA
- a CDS encoding SDR family NAD(P)-dependent oxidoreductase, producing MFHPALFRGMNVVVTGGGRGIGLEVARQFLDCGAHVLVHMGRTAARERHDFLELAATEGRAFLCAADFLAAGGVESLADAVRERFDRVDVLINNAGTMVGRFPAADLTDEDYRTVVQLNQTSVVEMTRAVLPLLRKGTHPAIVNTVSISASTGGSAGSSIYSATKAFVATYSKALARELAPEGIRVNCVSPGTIATDFHERYSSPEKLEATRKTIPLARLGTAEDCAPAYLFLASHALSGYITGQVLEVNGGQLIC
- a CDS encoding ABC transporter ATP-binding protein, producing the protein MLEMKNISKVVGGETHIHPTDLVLERGSLNVLLGPTLSGKTSLMRLMAGLDKPASGSLRFDGADVTGLPVQQRSVAMVYQQFINYPAMTVYDNIASPMRIKGADSATVDREVRKAAELLKLTPYLDRTPLNLSGGQQQRTALARAIVKNADLVLLDEPLANLDYKLREELREELPKIFSASGAIFVYATTEPSEALLLGGNTATLSEGRITQFGRTIDVYRRPIDIVTARTFADPPLNTIELVKTGADFTLDGKPVLTVPAHLSAVPDGPCTVAFQPHHLSFDPPNGRGNALTVKTAISEIAGSESFIHVGFAGARWVMLAPGIHDIEPDAVLKVFVDTRHLMAFGPDGRAIGGTA